A window of Kineococcus sp. NBC_00420 genomic DNA:
AGCTCGCCGCCCACGCGCGCGGCAGCATGGGGCCCTTCGTGGCCCGGATGCGGCGGCGCCCCGAGGTCCTCGACGTCTACTTCGTCGCCGGGGCCGACGACTACCTGCTGCACGTGGCGGTGGAGAGCACCGCGGCCCTGCGCGACTTCGTCGCCGAGCACCTCTCCCACGACGCCGACGTGGGCCTCACCGAGACGAGCCTGATCTTCGAGCACACCCGTGGGGTGGGGCGCGGGTAGGACCGGGTCCGCGCCGCTGGTTCAGGCGCCGGTTCAGGCGACGGGCAGCGTGGCCAGGAACTCCTGCAGGACCGGCACCGGCAGGTCGCGGCGAGCCGTGCCCAGGCTGCGCAGCGAGGCCCCGGAGGAGGGCACCCGTTCGCGCAGCGCCTGGGCGTGGTGCTCGACGAGGCGTTGCAGCGCAGCGCGGCAGCGGTCGTGGTCGGCGACCCAGGCCTGCCGGCGGGCGAACGCCTTGACCAGGCCGGGGAAGCGGTAGCGGCCACCGGGTTCGGCCCGCAGGAGGTGGGCGTCGACCAGTTCCTCCAGCACCCCACGGGCGTGGACCGGGGCGACGTCCAGCACCGCGGCCGCGGCACCGCCGTCGAGCCAGGCGCAGTCGGGCACCGCGAGCAGGCAGAACGCCTGCCCCAGTTCGCGTCCCAGGCTGTCCTGCACTCGTCGCAGCGGCGCGTCGACGATCGCGCAGTCGGCGGCCATCACCACCGGTTCGCGCAGGTCGTCGGCGAGCTGGGCCGCGATCTGGGCGATGCTCCACCCCGGCCGGTCCAGCAGGCGCGCGGCCGCGACGCGCACCGCCAGCGGCAGGTGCGAACACGCGGCGACCACCTGCTCGGACACCTCCCGCTCGGCGAGGACCCGCTCGTGGCCGGCCACCGCTCCCAGCAGCTCGAGCGACTCCTCCGCGGGCAACGGCCCGACGGTGGTCCAGCGCACCGGGGACAGCGCGGGCAGCCGCCGGGCGCTGGTGAACAGGACGGCGCTGCCGGCTCCGGCGGGCAGCAGGTCCCGCACCGTCTCCGCCGTGGTGACGTGGTCCAGCAGCAGCAGGAGGCGCCGTCCGTCGGTCACCGTGCGCCAGGTCGCGATCCGTTCGGCGCGCGCCTCGGGGACCGCGTGCGGTGCGGTCCCCAGCGCGCGCAGGAACGCACCCAGCACGTCGTGCGCGTTCACCGGGCCCGCACCGCCGCGGAGATCGGCGTAGAGCTGACCGTCGGGGAAGCTCCCCCGCACCCGGTGCGCGACCTGCACGGCCAGGGCGCTCGTCCCGGTTCCGCCCAGCCCGGTGAGACCCTCGACCACGAGCCGGCCCGCGTCCGGCAGGGACGCCGCCAACCGGTCGAGGAGTTCCGCCCGTCCCACGAACGGCTCGGCCCGCGGCGGCAGCTGCGCCGGAACTCCGGCGGGCGCCCCACCCGGGGCGTCGGCGTCGGGGCGGCGGGTCGCGATCCGTCCCGCCAGCGCGGGGTCGGCCCGCAACACCCTCTCGTGCAACGACTGCAGACCGGGACCGGGGTCGACACCGAGTTCGGCGGCGAGGAACTCGTGCGCCTCGCGGTAGGTGGCGAGCGCCTCCGCCTGACGGCCGCTGCGGTAGAGGGCGAGCATCAGCAGTTCCCGGCGGCGTTCGCGCAGCGGTTCCGCGGCCACGGCGTCCACCAGCTCGGCGACGGTTCCGGGCCCGGGCCCGGGCCCGGCCGTCTCGAGCTCGGCCGCCCACAGGTCCTCCACCGCGTCGGCGTGCAGCAGTTCCAGGTGGGCGCGGCGAGCGGTCAGGTACGGGCCGTCCACCCCGGCCAGCGCACGACCGGTCCACCGCGCCAGGGCCGTGCGCAACCGCTCGTGCGCCAGGGAGTCCCGTCCCTCGCGCACGGCGGCGCGGGCCGCGGCGACCTCACCGCGGAACAGGTCCACGTCCACCACCCCCGGCGGCAGGAACAGGCCGTACCCCCCGGAACGGGACTCCAGCCGGACCTCGCCGTCGGCTCCGCAGGCGGTGAGGACCCGCCGCAGGCGGGAGACGTAGGTGCGGACCGTCGTGCGCGCCCCGGTGGGGGCCTCGCCGTCCCAGAGCGCCTCGACGAGTTCCTCGACGGGGACCACCTGCTCCGACCGCAGCACGAGGACCGCCCAGAGGGCCCGCTGCTGAGGGGTGCCGAGGTCCACGTCCGTGCCGCACCA
This region includes:
- a CDS encoding AfsR/SARP family transcriptional regulator encodes the protein MPHDVSRQDREPAPDLELTVLGAVSMRWCGTDVDLGTPQQRALWAVLVLRSEQVVPVEELVEALWDGEAPTGARTTVRTYVSRLRRVLTACGADGEVRLESRSGGYGLFLPPGVVDVDLFRGEVAAARAAVREGRDSLAHERLRTALARWTGRALAGVDGPYLTARRAHLELLHADAVEDLWAAELETAGPGPGPGTVAELVDAVAAEPLRERRRELLMLALYRSGRQAEALATYREAHEFLAAELGVDPGPGLQSLHERVLRADPALAGRIATRRPDADAPGGAPAGVPAQLPPRAEPFVGRAELLDRLAASLPDAGRLVVEGLTGLGGTGTSALAVQVAHRVRGSFPDGQLYADLRGGAGPVNAHDVLGAFLRALGTAPHAVPEARAERIATWRTVTDGRRLLLLLDHVTTAETVRDLLPAGAGSAVLFTSARRLPALSPVRWTTVGPLPAEESLELLGAVAGHERVLAEREVSEQVVAACSHLPLAVRVAAARLLDRPGWSIAQIAAQLADDLREPVVMAADCAIVDAPLRRVQDSLGRELGQAFCLLAVPDCAWLDGGAAAAVLDVAPVHARGVLEELVDAHLLRAEPGGRYRFPGLVKAFARRQAWVADHDRCRAALQRLVEHHAQALRERVPSSGASLRSLGTARRDLPVPVLQEFLATLPVA